Proteins from one Mesoplodon densirostris isolate mMesDen1 chromosome 1, mMesDen1 primary haplotype, whole genome shotgun sequence genomic window:
- the ZNF503 gene encoding zinc finger protein 503 gives MSTAPSLSALRSSKHSGGGSGSGSADPAWTSALSGNSSGSGPGPGSSPAGSTKPFVHAVPPSDPLRQANRLPIKVLKMLTARTGHILHPEYLQPLPSTPVSPIELDAKKSPLALLAQTCSQIGKPDPSPSSKLSSVASNGGGAGGAGGGAGGDKDSKSGPLKMSDIGVEDKSSFKPYSKPGSDKKEPGGGGGGGGGGGGGGGGGVSAEKSGFRVPSATCQPFTPRTGSPSSSASACSPGGMLPSAGGGPEGKDDKKDPEAGGGGGGSKGSGGASAEGGPTGLAHGRISCGGGINVDVNQHPDGGPGGKALGSDCGGSSGSGSGPSAPTSSSVLGSGLVAPVSPYKPGQTVFPLPPAGMTYPGSLAGAYAGYPPQFLPHGVALDPTKPGSLVGAQLAAAAAGSLGCSKPAGSSPLAGASPPSVMTASLCRDPYCLSYHCASHLAGAAAASASCAHDPAAAAAALKSGYPLVYPTHPLHGVHSSLTAAAAAGATPPSLAGHPLYPYGFMLPNDPLPHICNWVSANGPCDKRFATSEELLSHLRTHTAFPGTDKLLSGYPSSSSLASAAAAAMACHMHIPTSGAPGSPGTLALRSPHHALGLSSRYHPYSKSPLPTPGAPVPVPAATGPYYSPYALYGQRLTTASALGYQ, from the exons ATGAGCACAGCGCCCTCGCTTTCTGCCTTAAGAAGCAGTAAGcacagcggcggcggcagcggcagcggcagtGCGGACCCTGCCTGGACCAGCGCGCTCTCTGGAAATAGCTCCGGCTCCGGCCCCGGCCCAGGCTCGTCCCCGGCCGGCAGCACCAAGCCTTTTGTGCACGCCGTGCCCCCCTCTGACCCTCTCCGCCAGGCTAACCGCTTGCCCATCAAGGTGCTGAAGATGCTGACGGCACGGACTGGCCACATTTTGCACCCCGAGTACTTGCAGCCCCTGCCTTCTACTCCCGTCAGCCCCATAGAG CTTGATGCCAAGAAGAGTCCGCTGGCGCTGTTGGCCCAAACATGCTCGCAGATCGGGAAGCCCGACCCCTCGCCCTCGTCCAAACTCTCCTCGGTCGCCTCCAACGGGGGAGGCGCGGGCGGTGCCGGCGGCGGCGCCGGGGGCGACAAGGACTCAAAGTCGGGCCCCCTCAAGATGAGCGACATCGGCGTGGAGGACAAGTCGAGTTTCAAGCCGTACTCCAAACCCGGCTCGGATAAGAAGGAgccgggaggcggcggcggcggcggaggcgggggcggcgggggcggcggcgggggggtTTCGGCGGAGAAGTCAGGATTCCGGGTACCGAGCGCCACCTGCCAGCCATTCACGCCCAGGACAGGCAGCCCAAGCTCCAGCGCCTCGGCCTGCTCGCCAGGAGGCATGCTGCCTTCGGCCGGGGGCGGCCCGGAGGGCAAGGACGACAAGAAGGACCCCGAGGCGGGCGGCGGTGGTGGCGGCAGCAAGGGCTCCGGGGGCGCCTCGGCCGAAGGGGGACCTACGGGGTTGGCGCACGGCCGGATTAGCTGTGGCGGCGGGATTAATGTGGACGTGAACCAGCACCCAGATGGGGGTCCCGGGGGCAAGGCTCTAGGCTCTGACTGTGGCGGCTCATCGGGCTCCGGCTCCGGCCCCAGCGCGCCCACCTCCTCCTCGGTGTTGGGCTCTGGGCTGGTGGCGCCCGTGTCGCCCTACAAGCCGGGCCAGACAGTGTTTCCTCTGCCTCCCGCGGGCATGACctacccaggcagcctggctgggGCCTACGCCGGCTACCCGCCCCAGTTCCTGCCACACGGGGTGGCGCTCGACCCCACCAAGCCGGGCAGCCTGGTGGGGGCGCAGctggcggcggccgcggcgggcTCTCTGGGCTGCAGTAAGCCCGCCGGCTCGAGCCCCTTGGCCGGAGCGTCGCCGCCGTCCGTGATGACAGCCAGTTTGTGCCGGGACCCGTACTGCCTCAGCTATCACTGCGCCAGCCACCTGGCTGGGGCGGCGGCAGCCAGCGCGTCGTGCGCTCACGATCCAGCCGCGGCGGCTGCGGCTCTCAAGTCCGGATACCCGCTGGTGTACCCGACGCACCCTCTGCACGGCGTGCACTCATCGCTAACCGCTGCCGCGGCTGCCGGCGCCACACCGCCCTCTCTGGCCGGCCACCCCCTCTACCCCTACGGCTTCATGCTCCCTAACGACCCACTCCCCCACATCTGCAACTGGGTGTCGGCCAACGGGCCTTGCGACAAGCGCTTCGCTACGTCCGAAGAGCTGCTGAGCCACTTGCGGACCCATACGGCCTTCCCCGGGACAGACAAACTGCTGTCGGGCTACCCCAGCTCTTCGTCTCTTGCCAGCGCTGCAGCGGCCGCCATGGCTTGCCACATGCACATCCCCACGTCGGGCGCCCCGGGCAGCCCCGGGACGCTGGCGCTGCGCAGCCCTCACCACGCGCTGGGACTCAGCAGCCGCTACCACCCCTACTCCAAGAGCCCGCTCCCCACGCCCGGCGCTCCCGTGCCCGTGCCCGCCGCCACCGGACCCTACTACTCCCCCTACGCCCTCTACGGACAGAGACTGACCACGGCCTCCGCGCTGGGGTACCAGTGA